CGTCGTCAACAGCTTTACTGAAATTGTCCCGGGACATCAACACCTCCGCGCCATCGCCGAGGCTGTGAAATCCGGTATCAGACAGGCAGGCGGCGTGCCATTTGAGTTCAACACAATCGCCATATGCGACGGCCTGGCGATGAACCACACCGGGATGAAGTATTCGTTGGCTTCCCGCGAACTCATCGCGGATACGGTTGAGGTCATGGCCCAGGCTCACGCCTTCGACGGCCTGGTGTTCATCCCTAACTGCGATAAGGTCATCCCCGGCATGCTCATGGCAGCCGTCCGATTGAACATTCCTGCAGTATTCGTAAGCGGCGGCCCAATGCTGGCCGGGCATCTGCCGATCGACGGTAAAACGAAAGCTGTCGACCTGAATTCGGTCTTCGAAGCGGTTGGTCAATTCGTCAAAGGTGACCTGACTCCGGAAAAACTCGAAGAGATCGAGGGTGCCGCCTGCCCCGGCTGCGGGTCCTGCTCGGGTTTGTTCACCGCCAATACCATGAACTGCCTGACAGAGGCTTTAGGGATGGGTCTGCCTGGCAACGGCACCATCCCGGCGGTCGATGCCAGACGCAGCGCACTTGCTCGAAAAGCGGGCGAGACCATCATGCGGGTGGTGTCTGAGGATTTGAAACCTCGAGATATCATTACGCCTAAAGCAATCCATAACGCCTTCGTTGTCGATGTGGCTCTTGGAGGCAGTTCCAATTCGGTTCTTCACCTTGAAGCCATCGCTCACGAAGCGGGCATTGAGTTCCCACTTGTAAAGATTAATGAGATCAGCGACAAGACACCCTGCCTGTGCCGCATTCGGCCTGCCGGTGAACATCATATCGAGGATCTCGATAAAGCCGGTGGCATCCCGGCGGTAATGCGGGAGCTTTCGTCACTTCTCAGATTAGATGCCAGAAGCGTTTACGCTGGGCTCATCGGAGACGTAGTTAAATCGGCGGCTCATGCCGATGGAACGGTCATCCGCCATGTGAACGATCCGGTTACTCCTAAGGGCGGCATCGCTATTTTATTCGGCAACCTAGCGCCGGAGGGTTCCGTGGTCAAGCGTTCTGCGGTCGCTCCGGAAATGATGGTTCACACAGGGCCGGCTCGTATTTTCAATTCCGAAGAAGAAGCCACACTGGGCATCATGGATAACAGGATCAAAGAGGGGGATGTTGTCGTCATTCGCTACGAGGGGCCCCGTGGAGGCCCAGGTATGCGGGAAATGCTGACCCCGACATCGATTCTGGCCGGCATGGGTCTCGATAAGTCCGTAGCCCTTATCACCGACGGCCGGTTCTCGGGAGCAACCCGCGGAGCCTCCATCGGTCACGTCGCGCCGGAAGCAGCACTGGGCGGTCCGATAGCGGCATTGAACGAGGGCGATATCATTGACATAGATATTCCAAATCACGTCTTGAGCGTCCGTCTCGCGGATAATGAAATCCGCCACCGGATGGAAAAAGTTCCGGATTTCCAGCCAAAGATAAAGACAGGCTATTTAAAACGCTATGCCCAGCAGGTTTCTTCAGCCAGCCGCGGCGCGGTTTTTGAGACCTAGGAGATTATATGAAACAGACCGGAGCTCAGATATTGTGCGAAAGCCTCCTGAAGGAAAGCGTGGACGTCGTGTTCGGCTATCCCGGCGGACAGGTTTTACCGCTCTACCACACCCTAACTCAGTATCCCCAGTTGCGGCACATCCTGGTCCGCCATGAGCAGGGTGCCGTCCATGCCGCGGATGCCTACGCCCGGGTCACCGGCCGGGTCGGCGTTTGTTTTGCCACCTCCGGCCCCGGCGCCACAAACCTCATCACCGGTCTGGCAAATGCCTACATGGACTCGATCCCCATGGTCGCCGTCACCGGCCAGGTTCCGCGTTCCATGATCGGCCGCGACGCTTTCCAGGAATCAGATATCACTGGCATCACTATCCCCATCACCAAGCATAATTATCTGGTGATGGATGTAGCCGATCTAGCCAAGACGGTTAAAGAGGCCTTCTATATCGCCAGCACCGGCCGTCCCGGTCCGGTACTCATCGACCTCCCGCGGGACATCCAGCAGGAATGCACTGAGTTCCATTTCCCGGCCAGGGTCAACCTCCCGGGATACAAACCCACGTTGGGCGGGAATCCATTGCAGATAAAAAAAGCAGCCAAACTTCTTGCCGAAGCCAAAAAACCGGTCCTTATCGCGGGACACGGCGTTCGGATTTCAAGGGCATATAAAGAACTCAAAACCCTTGCGGAAACACTTCAAATACCTGTGGTGACCACACTATTGGGTATTTCGAGCTTTCCTGAAAGCCATCCCCTGTCTTTCGGTATGATCGGCATGCATGGGCTCGCTCCAGCCAATATGGCGATCACTAATTCCGACCTGGTCATCGCTGTCGGAATGCGCTTTGATGACCGGGCTACCGGCAAAATTTCATCGTTCGCACCCCATGCCAAAGTGATTCACATCGATATCGACCCGGCTGAAATAGGCAAAAACGTCGCAGTCGACGTGCCCATCGTGGGCGATGTAAAAACGGTTCTGGCCGAGCTTAATAAAGAAATCAGCCCCATGCGCCATGATGACTGGCTGAAGCAGTTGTCGGATTGGAAGAAACAATTCCCCTCGGGTATAGAAATCCGCGAGTCCGAAACTATCCTG
This is a stretch of genomic DNA from Dehalogenimonas etheniformans. It encodes these proteins:
- the ilvB gene encoding biosynthetic-type acetolactate synthase large subunit — translated: MKQTGAQILCESLLKESVDVVFGYPGGQVLPLYHTLTQYPQLRHILVRHEQGAVHAADAYARVTGRVGVCFATSGPGATNLITGLANAYMDSIPMVAVTGQVPRSMIGRDAFQESDITGITIPITKHNYLVMDVADLAKTVKEAFYIASTGRPGPVLIDLPRDIQQECTEFHFPARVNLPGYKPTLGGNPLQIKKAAKLLAEAKKPVLIAGHGVRISRAYKELKTLAETLQIPVVTTLLGISSFPESHPLSFGMIGMHGLAPANMAITNSDLVIAVGMRFDDRATGKISSFAPHAKVIHIDIDPAEIGKNVAVDVPIVGDVKTVLAELNKEISPMRHDDWLKQLSDWKKQFPSGIEIRESETILPQYVIRKIWETTKGDATIVTGVGQHQMFAALHYFYDKPNSFITSGGLGTMGFELPAAFGAQVGLPDETIWCIAGDGSIQMTIQELGTIRQENSPVKIAILNNGFLGMVRQWQELFYEHNYSSTPLWCPDFIKIAEAYSIPAQNVTRKEDVGSAIKKAMETEGPYILNFVVEPEENVYPMVPPGAGIDHILHEPLKEAC
- the ilvD gene encoding dihydroxy-acid dehydratase, with product MRSDSIKKGAERAPHRALLRSLGVSPADFNKPFIGVVNSFTEIVPGHQHLRAIAEAVKSGIRQAGGVPFEFNTIAICDGLAMNHTGMKYSLASRELIADTVEVMAQAHAFDGLVFIPNCDKVIPGMLMAAVRLNIPAVFVSGGPMLAGHLPIDGKTKAVDLNSVFEAVGQFVKGDLTPEKLEEIEGAACPGCGSCSGLFTANTMNCLTEALGMGLPGNGTIPAVDARRSALARKAGETIMRVVSEDLKPRDIITPKAIHNAFVVDVALGGSSNSVLHLEAIAHEAGIEFPLVKINEISDKTPCLCRIRPAGEHHIEDLDKAGGIPAVMRELSSLLRLDARSVYAGLIGDVVKSAAHADGTVIRHVNDPVTPKGGIAILFGNLAPEGSVVKRSAVAPEMMVHTGPARIFNSEEEATLGIMDNRIKEGDVVVIRYEGPRGGPGMREMLTPTSILAGMGLDKSVALITDGRFSGATRGASIGHVAPEAALGGPIAALNEGDIIDIDIPNHVLSVRLADNEIRHRMEKVPDFQPKIKTGYLKRYAQQVSSASRGAVFET